The Micropterus dolomieu isolate WLL.071019.BEF.003 ecotype Adirondacks linkage group LG22, ASM2129224v1, whole genome shotgun sequence genome contains a region encoding:
- the cd151 gene encoding CD151 antigen isoform X1, whose protein sequence is MEGQVEKTQSCGTICLKYLLFLFNILFWLAGGAVLAVGMWTLVEKSDYISLLNSSFYSASAYILIAAGVIVIVTGIIGCCATLKEMKSLLIVYLILLLCIFLLEIIAGVLAYITYQELDEELRQNLKETMQQKYQQPGEESITQAVDKLQQEFKCCGSHNFSDWRGCVWIQAAENERLVPDSCCKTPSDLCGRRDHPSNIYKVEGGCIMKLEEFFLSQLYILGAVAIGIAFLQLVGMMFTCCLYRNFKEELY, encoded by the exons atgGAGGGTCAAGTtgaaaaaacacagagctgTGGGACAATTTGTCTGAAATATCTACTTTTTCTCTTTAACATTCTCTTTTGG CTTGCAGGAGGGGCTGTCCTGGCAGTGGGCATGTGGACTCTGGTGGAAAAGAGCGACTACATCAGTTTACTAAACTCCAGCTTCTACTCAGCCTCAGCTTATATCCTGATAGCTGCTGGGGTCATTGTGATAGTGACCGGGATAATCGGGTGCTGTGCCACTCTGAAGGAGATGAAGAGTCTTTTGATTGTG TATTTGATCTTGTTGCTCTGTATTTTTCTGCTGGAAATCATTGCTGGTGTGCTGGCCTACATTACCTACCAAGAG CTGGATGAGGAGCTCAGACAGAACTTGAAGGAGACAATGCAGCAGAAATACCAGCAGCCGGGGGAGGAGAGCATCACGCAGGCTGTGGACAAACTTCAGCAGGAG TTTAAGTGTTGTGGCAGTCACAACTTCTCAGACTGGAGAGGCTGTGTGTGGATCCAGGCAGCAGAGAATGAGCGGCTCGTTCCTGATAGCTGCTGTAAAACTCCCAGTGACCTCTGCGGCCGCAGGGACCATCCCTCCAACATCTACAAGGTGGAG GGTGGCTGCATTATGAAATTAGAGGAATTCTTCCTGAGTCAGTTGTATATTCTCGGTGCAGTGGCCATTGGGATTGCATTCCTACAG ctTGTGGGGATGATGTTTACTTGCTGCCTTTATCGAAATTTTAAAGAAGAACTGTACTga
- the cd151 gene encoding CD151 antigen isoform X2: protein MEGQVEKTQSCGTICLKYLLFLFNILFWLAGGAVLAVGMWTLVEKSDYISLLNSSFYSASAYILIAAGVIVIVTGIIGCCATLKEMKSLLIVYLILLLCIFLLEIIAGVLAYITYQELDEELRQNLKETMQQKYQQPGEESITQAVDKLQQEFKCCGSHNFSDWRGCVWIQAAENERLVPDSCCKTPSDLCGRRDHPSNIYKGGCIMKLEEFFLSQLYILGAVAIGIAFLQLVGMMFTCCLYRNFKEELY from the exons atgGAGGGTCAAGTtgaaaaaacacagagctgTGGGACAATTTGTCTGAAATATCTACTTTTTCTCTTTAACATTCTCTTTTGG CTTGCAGGAGGGGCTGTCCTGGCAGTGGGCATGTGGACTCTGGTGGAAAAGAGCGACTACATCAGTTTACTAAACTCCAGCTTCTACTCAGCCTCAGCTTATATCCTGATAGCTGCTGGGGTCATTGTGATAGTGACCGGGATAATCGGGTGCTGTGCCACTCTGAAGGAGATGAAGAGTCTTTTGATTGTG TATTTGATCTTGTTGCTCTGTATTTTTCTGCTGGAAATCATTGCTGGTGTGCTGGCCTACATTACCTACCAAGAG CTGGATGAGGAGCTCAGACAGAACTTGAAGGAGACAATGCAGCAGAAATACCAGCAGCCGGGGGAGGAGAGCATCACGCAGGCTGTGGACAAACTTCAGCAGGAG TTTAAGTGTTGTGGCAGTCACAACTTCTCAGACTGGAGAGGCTGTGTGTGGATCCAGGCAGCAGAGAATGAGCGGCTCGTTCCTGATAGCTGCTGTAAAACTCCCAGTGACCTCTGCGGCCGCAGGGACCATCCCTCCAACATCTACAAG GGTGGCTGCATTATGAAATTAGAGGAATTCTTCCTGAGTCAGTTGTATATTCTCGGTGCAGTGGCCATTGGGATTGCATTCCTACAG ctTGTGGGGATGATGTTTACTTGCTGCCTTTATCGAAATTTTAAAGAAGAACTGTACTga
- the cd151 gene encoding CD151 antigen isoform X3 codes for MEGQVEKTQSCGTICLKYLLFLFNILFWLAGGAVLAVGMWTLVEKSDYISLLNSSFYSASAYILIAAGVIVIVTGIIGCCATLKEMKSLLIVLDEELRQNLKETMQQKYQQPGEESITQAVDKLQQEFKCCGSHNFSDWRGCVWIQAAENERLVPDSCCKTPSDLCGRRDHPSNIYKVEGGCIMKLEEFFLSQLYILGAVAIGIAFLQLVGMMFTCCLYRNFKEELY; via the exons atgGAGGGTCAAGTtgaaaaaacacagagctgTGGGACAATTTGTCTGAAATATCTACTTTTTCTCTTTAACATTCTCTTTTGG CTTGCAGGAGGGGCTGTCCTGGCAGTGGGCATGTGGACTCTGGTGGAAAAGAGCGACTACATCAGTTTACTAAACTCCAGCTTCTACTCAGCCTCAGCTTATATCCTGATAGCTGCTGGGGTCATTGTGATAGTGACCGGGATAATCGGGTGCTGTGCCACTCTGAAGGAGATGAAGAGTCTTTTGATTGTG CTGGATGAGGAGCTCAGACAGAACTTGAAGGAGACAATGCAGCAGAAATACCAGCAGCCGGGGGAGGAGAGCATCACGCAGGCTGTGGACAAACTTCAGCAGGAG TTTAAGTGTTGTGGCAGTCACAACTTCTCAGACTGGAGAGGCTGTGTGTGGATCCAGGCAGCAGAGAATGAGCGGCTCGTTCCTGATAGCTGCTGTAAAACTCCCAGTGACCTCTGCGGCCGCAGGGACCATCCCTCCAACATCTACAAGGTGGAG GGTGGCTGCATTATGAAATTAGAGGAATTCTTCCTGAGTCAGTTGTATATTCTCGGTGCAGTGGCCATTGGGATTGCATTCCTACAG ctTGTGGGGATGATGTTTACTTGCTGCCTTTATCGAAATTTTAAAGAAGAACTGTACTga
- the gatd1 gene encoding glutamine amidotransferase-like class 1 domain-containing protein 1: protein MSAKPTCLIVASASPQGVSAKSFHQSFSLCASAFNLQTATPGGKPIDFVGVDESTARWVQDFNVKPYATPAKLESIDGARYQALLIPDCDGALNDLAHSGSLHRILTHFISHQKPVCAVGQGVSALCCATEGQSWIFSGYSLTGPSVFELVRRPDFANLPLVVEDFVKDSGGSYTASQEDSVHVVIDRHLITGQNMQSTSLAVNNLILLCSAK from the exons ATGTCTGCCAAACCAACTTGTTTGATAGTGGCGAGTGCTTCTCCTCAAG GGGTGTCAGCAAAGTCTTTCCACCAGTCCTTCAGCCTTTGTGCCTCAGCGTTTAATCTCCAGACAGCCACACCGGGG gGGAAGCCAATAGACTTTGTTGGAGTCGATGAAAGCACAGCTAGATGGGTGCAGGACTTCAACGTGAAACCCTacgcaacaccagccaaacttGAATCTATAGATG GTGCCCGATACCAAGCGCTGCTCATCCCGGACTGTGATGGAGCGTTAAATGACCTGGCACACAGCGGCTCGTTGCATCGTATTCTCACACACTTCATCTCTCACCAAA AGCCGGTTTGTGCAGTGGGGCAAGGAGTGTCAGCGCTGTGTTGTGCCACAGAGGGACAGAGCTGGATCTTCAGTGGCTATAGCTTAACAGGG CCGTCAGTGTTTGAGCTGGTGCGGAGGCCTGACTTTGCCAACCTGCCCTTGGTCGTGGAAGACTTTGTGAAAGACAGTGGTGGATCATACACAG CAAGTCAAGAAGACTCTGTTCATGTAGTCATAGACAGACACCTAATAACTGGTCAGAATATGCAGTCGACCTCACTTGCTGTAAATAATCTAATCCTGCTCTGTAGTGCaaagtaa